A single genomic interval of Terriglobus albidus harbors:
- a CDS encoding histidine kinase: MILGLLVCTAGAAASLFLPPPGAMAHLAQIGRFQGVILLVIGVFFYFSHFRAADLFAKIALRLILGGLLALGGALLLFGPVASATRNMPLPLATETLLAVVILGGAILLYLRLGHWIDLLVERRVFGKRDPRQMIQDFRQQIGSQNSRASLIASIQSAAIEALAMRPEEIQVEPGLPDHTAPPADLLIPILPSSSKPIHLAVSLQGDRRTLLTTEIDLLHEIALYTGKRLNDLEREEERIERVRTEGNLSRQLVEAELRALRSQINPHFLFNSLNTIASLIPSEPEKAEKMTIRLSSIFRYVLIQSGRPFSSLHEEMEFLRTILEIEQIRFGERLSVTFEIDSAAEHLMIPSLILQPLVENAIKHGVTPKIGKSHILVGAQLHDDTIQIRIEDDGHGLRTDNDLDRRLRAHMTNGTGIGLQNVRERLSTLYGTAAALTLTDLESAGCRATMTIPLYGAKNANSSVARGR, translated from the coding sequence ATGATCCTGGGCCTTCTTGTGTGTACAGCCGGTGCGGCCGCCAGTCTCTTCCTTCCTCCTCCCGGCGCCATGGCACACCTCGCCCAGATAGGAAGATTTCAAGGCGTAATTCTGCTTGTTATTGGCGTGTTCTTCTATTTCTCCCACTTTCGGGCTGCTGATCTCTTCGCAAAGATCGCGCTTCGCCTGATTCTGGGTGGGTTGCTGGCGCTCGGCGGAGCCCTTCTTTTGTTTGGACCAGTTGCTTCCGCAACTCGTAATATGCCCTTGCCGCTGGCAACCGAAACGCTGCTGGCAGTAGTAATTCTGGGCGGAGCCATCTTGCTCTACCTGCGATTGGGTCACTGGATTGACCTGCTCGTGGAACGCAGGGTCTTTGGGAAACGGGACCCTCGCCAGATGATCCAGGACTTTCGTCAGCAGATCGGATCTCAGAATTCCAGGGCGTCACTCATCGCATCGATCCAATCCGCAGCCATAGAGGCACTCGCAATGAGGCCGGAAGAGATTCAGGTTGAGCCGGGCCTGCCGGATCACACCGCACCACCGGCCGATCTCCTGATCCCAATTCTTCCATCAAGCAGCAAACCGATTCACCTTGCGGTCTCTCTGCAAGGGGATCGAAGAACGCTTCTCACGACAGAGATTGATCTACTGCATGAGATCGCCCTGTATACGGGGAAGCGGCTCAATGATCTTGAACGCGAGGAAGAGAGAATCGAACGGGTTCGCACGGAAGGGAACCTCAGCCGTCAATTGGTGGAAGCGGAGTTACGTGCACTTCGGTCACAGATCAATCCACACTTCCTTTTCAATTCACTGAATACGATCGCTTCCCTCATACCGTCGGAACCGGAGAAAGCAGAGAAGATGACAATCCGTCTGAGCAGCATCTTCCGGTATGTGCTGATCCAATCGGGACGGCCGTTCAGTTCTCTGCACGAAGAGATGGAATTTCTGCGAACCATCCTTGAGATCGAGCAGATCCGCTTCGGAGAGAGGTTGTCCGTGACATTCGAGATAGACTCGGCAGCCGAACACCTGATGATTCCGTCGCTGATCCTGCAACCCTTGGTTGAGAATGCGATCAAGCATGGCGTTACCCCGAAGATCGGCAAAAGTCATATCCTTGTCGGGGCTCAACTTCACGATGACACGATCCAGATCAGGATTGAAGACGACGGACATGGCCTGCGCACAGACAATGACCTTGACCGTCGGTTGCGAGCACACATGACGAATGGCACCGGCATTGGTTTACAGAACGTCCGGGAGCGTCTCAGCACTCTCTATGGTACGGCTGCAGCCCTGACTCTTACGGATCTCGAAAGTGCCGGATGCAGAGCAACCATGACGATTCCCCTCTATGGAGCGAAGAATGCAAATTCGAGCGTTGCTCGCGGACGATGA